In Cyanobium sp. WAJ14-Wanaka, a single genomic region encodes these proteins:
- a CDS encoding histidinol-phosphate transaminase yields the protein MAAAPLMEPHGGNRASVARRLGCRPDQLLDASASLVPFGLPLVDRFQLLRSTLGSPLRDYPDRSYSGFAAAAAALHGVQKASVLVGNGAAELFTWAARDAAAAGSSWLPEPGFADYRRALATWQAKVQSVPLPAHWSAAFPHAFATATATATAAAVGEGALWLTNPHNPTGQLWSRESLEPWLERQSLVICDEAFLPLVPNGEAQSLIPLVESHPNLVVIRSLTKLYGLAGLRLGYAIAQPERLARWAAWRDPWPVNGLAASLGAWLLGDPQRHGRWSARVQGWVREEGAWLASELAGLPGLRPMPSAANYLLIRSDHELVSMREALEQRHRILLRDCRSFAGLGENWLRIGFQKRSQNRRIVAALRQELAGYGQAP from the coding sequence ATGGCTGCTGCACCTCTCATGGAGCCCCATGGCGGCAATCGCGCCTCAGTTGCGAGGCGGCTCGGTTGTCGGCCAGATCAGCTGCTCGATGCCAGTGCCTCCCTGGTGCCCTTTGGGCTTCCCCTGGTTGATCGTTTCCAGCTACTGCGATCGACCCTGGGCTCCCCCCTGAGGGACTATCCAGACCGCTCCTACAGCGGTTTCGCAGCGGCGGCGGCGGCTTTGCATGGGGTCCAGAAAGCATCAGTTTTGGTGGGCAATGGGGCTGCTGAACTGTTCACCTGGGCTGCCCGCGATGCCGCGGCGGCCGGGTCTAGTTGGCTCCCTGAGCCAGGTTTTGCCGACTACCGGCGTGCCCTCGCCACCTGGCAGGCGAAGGTGCAGTCGGTCCCACTGCCGGCGCATTGGTCTGCTGCCTTCCCGCATGCTTTTGCCACTGCCACTGCCACTGCCACTGCCGCTGCCGTTGGTGAGGGTGCGCTTTGGCTAACTAACCCCCACAACCCCACGGGTCAGCTTTGGAGTCGCGAAAGCCTGGAGCCTTGGTTGGAGCGCCAATCCCTGGTGATTTGCGATGAGGCCTTTCTGCCGCTGGTGCCAAATGGTGAGGCCCAGAGCCTGATTCCCCTGGTGGAGAGCCATCCCAACCTGGTGGTGATTCGCAGCCTCACCAAGCTCTATGGCCTGGCTGGTTTGCGCCTGGGCTATGCGATCGCCCAGCCCGAGCGACTGGCCCGTTGGGCCGCATGGCGTGATCCCTGGCCCGTAAATGGCCTGGCGGCATCCCTTGGGGCGTGGCTGTTGGGCGATCCCCAGCGCCATGGCCGTTGGTCCGCCAGGGTGCAGGGCTGGGTAAGGGAGGAGGGCGCTTGGTTGGCGTCGGAGCTGGCCGGTTTGCCGGGCCTTAGGCCAATGCCATCGGCCGCCAATTACCTACTGATCCGTTCAGACCACGAGCTTGTGTCTATGCGGGAGGCCCTGGAGCAACGCCATCGGATCCTGCTCCGGGATTGCCGCAGTTTTGCTGGTTTGGGTGAGAACTGGCTGCGAATCGGTTTTCAGAAGCGAAGCCAGAACCGGCGCATCGTGGCAGCTTTGCGGCAGGAGTTAGCTGGCTATGGCCAAGCCCCCTAG
- a CDS encoding pentapeptide repeat-containing protein: MTDADLVLAHLPNADLRGAKLNGANLSQAQLDGAKLNGADLRNTSLLGASLRGADLRGANLEGTDLRQADLSGALLDRTALERAHWQQAKGINSNQLSYAQLHNAGVAAHDAGQPQKAELWFSQAIQRQPEAAVSWVARAISRSQQGKTPLAANDFDTAARLYAQRGDGESAKQLKEAATALAKPQKQEPGGNGIGSQLLGTAAALAKLLGPLAGLALLPIGI; the protein is encoded by the coding sequence TTGACAGATGCCGACCTGGTGCTGGCCCACTTGCCAAATGCGGATTTGCGGGGAGCCAAGCTCAATGGGGCAAATCTCAGCCAAGCCCAATTGGACGGGGCAAAGCTCAATGGGGCCGACCTGCGCAACACCAGCCTGCTGGGCGCCTCGTTGCGGGGAGCAGACCTGCGGGGCGCCAATCTTGAGGGCACCGACCTACGCCAGGCCGACCTCAGCGGCGCCCTACTGGATCGAACAGCTCTGGAACGGGCCCACTGGCAGCAAGCGAAGGGAATCAACAGCAACCAGTTGAGCTATGCCCAACTGCACAATGCGGGCGTGGCTGCCCACGACGCCGGCCAACCGCAAAAAGCTGAACTCTGGTTCAGCCAAGCCATCCAACGCCAACCTGAAGCGGCCGTGAGCTGGGTGGCAAGGGCCATAAGCCGCAGCCAGCAGGGCAAAACACCTCTGGCCGCCAATGATTTCGACACCGCAGCACGCCTTTACGCCCAAAGGGGCGACGGGGAGAGCGCAAAACAACTGAAAGAGGCAGCAACAGCCCTGGCCAAGCCCCAAAAACAGGAACCAGGCGGCAATGGCATCGGCAGCCAATTACTTGGCACCGCTGCTGCCCTGGCCAAATTGCTCGGTCCCCTGGCCGGATTGGCCCTTCTCCCAATCGGCATCTAG
- a CDS encoding type II secretion system protein GspD, with protein sequence MSIRRLPDAVELVIGGVGAAPQLRQSGDASRWEAQIATDKPGALKFGPQRLAMPELGLQLVSLQGAGSTYQVEITATPGLPLRRPTISADGQNLIIAFAAPFRSAQQTGRLDLNQPGSIPQPGYVPPLRPRAVAPPLGDMAVGSMVLRNTALLQVKGPRVTLTLRNAPAKDALMALAQIGGYGFVYVDPDGEGPASSPAPRLRAVTIAFKNETYPRALNAVLLAAGLQGRLEGNLIMAGPSLAGKGFSPQMSKVYRLNQVSPNSAADYLANLGATVTKINTITTAVTQGVAQANAVAAAPIAQTTQLSAQTSVESFGAPKGPLLGLQATTDPRLGTVTLIGDSGLIVVAEQYLRQLDLRQRQVALAVKILDVNLNNDTNIANSFAFRFGNNFIVNDSGKFLGSFGNGYPASTPAVSQPSDGSFVDYLRASIVSSNTKLLASPTLILSENPEPIEGGAEVAAATSAGGPNGVSSSLSTASIGRPRANESFVTVGTNVVTAYSSNQTTGSNSSNIVTCTPGFGISGLTLGARVSKIDDNGFVTFTLSPAISAATSKTAVQGCGEIQILSVRRLDTGTVRVRDGQTLILTGVISDSDISTVTKWPILGDIPLIGQFFRNSGRTRDKRELVIMVTPKVINDESGGVFGFGYQPSSSQAREWMGQATGY encoded by the coding sequence ATGAGCATTCGCCGGCTGCCGGATGCGGTGGAGCTGGTGATTGGGGGTGTGGGCGCTGCTCCCCAGCTGCGCCAGAGCGGTGATGCCAGCCGCTGGGAAGCGCAAATTGCCACTGACAAACCTGGTGCCCTGAAATTTGGTCCCCAGCGATTGGCAATGCCTGAATTAGGACTGCAGCTGGTTAGTTTGCAGGGAGCCGGATCTACCTATCAGGTGGAGATCACGGCTACTCCAGGCCTGCCTTTGCGCCGCCCCACTATCAGTGCAGATGGCCAAAATCTGATCATTGCCTTTGCGGCGCCTTTCCGATCGGCACAGCAAACGGGGCGCCTTGATCTCAACCAACCCGGCAGCATTCCCCAGCCCGGCTATGTCCCACCTCTGCGGCCCAGGGCAGTCGCTCCGCCTTTGGGCGACATGGCCGTTGGTTCGATGGTGCTTCGCAATACGGCCCTTCTTCAGGTCAAGGGTCCCCGGGTAACCCTCACCCTGCGCAATGCCCCCGCCAAGGACGCCCTAATGGCCTTGGCCCAGATCGGCGGCTATGGATTTGTCTATGTAGATCCCGATGGGGAGGGCCCAGCGAGTAGTCCGGCCCCCAGGCTCCGGGCCGTCACGATTGCCTTCAAAAACGAGACCTATCCCCGAGCCTTGAATGCCGTGCTGTTGGCAGCTGGTTTGCAGGGTCGGTTGGAGGGAAACCTAATCATGGCTGGCCCCAGCCTTGCGGGCAAAGGTTTTTCACCCCAGATGTCCAAGGTATACCGACTGAATCAGGTATCGCCTAATTCCGCGGCTGATTACCTCGCCAATTTGGGCGCCACGGTCACCAAAATCAACACCATCACCACTGCCGTTACCCAGGGAGTTGCCCAGGCAAATGCGGTTGCGGCTGCACCCATTGCCCAGACGACACAATTATCGGCCCAGACCTCGGTGGAATCGTTTGGGGCCCCAAAGGGGCCCTTGCTGGGCCTGCAGGCCACCACGGATCCAAGACTTGGCACCGTGACTCTGATTGGTGATTCAGGTTTAATTGTGGTGGCAGAGCAATATCTCAGGCAGCTTGATCTCAGGCAAAGGCAGGTGGCCCTGGCCGTGAAGATTTTAGATGTGAACTTAAATAATGACACCAATATAGCCAATAGCTTTGCCTTCCGCTTCGGCAACAATTTTATTGTTAATGATTCGGGTAAGTTTTTGGGATCGTTCGGCAATGGCTATCCAGCTTCGACCCCGGCAGTAAGCCAGCCCAGTGATGGCTCGTTTGTGGATTACCTGCGGGCCAGCATCGTCTCTAGCAACACCAAGTTGTTGGCATCCCCCACCTTGATTTTGTCGGAAAATCCCGAGCCGATAGAAGGTGGTGCTGAGGTGGCGGCGGCCACAAGTGCCGGTGGGCCCAATGGAGTGAGTAGCTCGCTGTCAACCGCTTCAATTGGGCGACCAAGGGCCAATGAATCCTTCGTGACTGTCGGAACAAATGTGGTGACCGCCTATAGCTCCAACCAGACGACCGGCAGTAACAGCAGTAACATCGTCACCTGTACTCCGGGATTTGGCATATCAGGCCTCACCTTGGGGGCACGGGTATCCAAAATAGATGACAATGGGTTTGTGACATTTACCTTGTCGCCAGCCATTTCTGCGGCCACATCAAAAACTGCAGTTCAGGGTTGCGGTGAAATTCAGATATTGAGTGTTCGTCGACTTGATACGGGCACGGTGAGGGTGCGTGATGGTCAAACCTTGATCCTCACCGGTGTGATTTCTGATTCCGATATCTCAACGGTTACTAAATGGCCGATCCTTGGAGATATTCCCCTAATTGGTCAATTTTTCCGTAACTCTGGGCGTACCCGTGATAAACGCGAATTGGTGATCATGGTGACCCCAAAAGTTATCAATGATGAATCTGGTGGCGTATTTGGCTTTGGCTACCAGCCCTCCTCCTCCCAGGCCCGGGAGTGGATGGGTCAAGCGACTGGCTATTGA
- a CDS encoding PilN domain-containing protein, protein MKGEEIPGYLQERWQELQGQLFPRRLRLEITDGGLRGVLLGQQGRGPRLVFEVPLPGGICLAGQPQQIPALGDFIGDLLLEQGLVNAKVAAVLPAEACHWRVVSWPFDQPPDDPLAAIRQLEPELQLVGSLDDWALTYLPLKNPPPQAAQTLLAAAPRSLVQAWQEVFGLAGISLQQLIPAQLQDWHALACNEKGESWFLSLGPQASRLWLTMDGEPQADWPLPGWTPGSSFDLKWQGALRSRQQFWRARQVQDGRANFCCYGPGSDDALLQVELQAELRTFWDSFPVVWLGSDFLAANTVGADLVQEQCLNPGQASKSLVPVEELGGQDLFRQGIWAGAGLLAAMVLAWGGLAFLNGRNQSELAALVPAQAQAELLAGRLQRLQLQVGRLDRGNGSLAVGLVAVQSGSALLAEFRRLTPAGVQLTSLKREPGLLRIQGLASDPQAFVRINALELELQGSGLFEGNDVKLVKASRQDGAPNGPGPAAEPVQFEISAPLAKKAVPLSIGQLRALGSLGMAERQELLRREGLLP, encoded by the coding sequence ATGAAAGGCGAGGAGATCCCCGGCTATTTGCAGGAGCGCTGGCAGGAGCTCCAGGGCCAACTCTTCCCTAGGCGCCTGCGCCTGGAGATCACGGACGGGGGCCTTCGCGGAGTGCTGCTGGGGCAGCAGGGCAGGGGTCCGAGGTTGGTGTTTGAAGTTCCCTTGCCTGGCGGAATTTGCCTGGCGGGCCAACCCCAACAGATTCCGGCCCTTGGGGATTTCATTGGCGACCTGCTCTTGGAGCAAGGCCTAGTGAACGCCAAGGTGGCGGCGGTTTTGCCTGCGGAAGCTTGCCATTGGCGTGTCGTCAGTTGGCCCTTTGATCAGCCCCCTGATGATCCGCTAGCGGCAATAAGGCAATTGGAACCTGAGCTGCAGCTGGTCGGCTCCTTAGACGACTGGGCACTGACCTACTTGCCCCTTAAAAATCCACCACCCCAGGCGGCCCAAACCCTGCTGGCCGCAGCTCCGCGGAGCTTGGTGCAGGCGTGGCAAGAGGTTTTTGGCTTGGCGGGGATCAGTCTGCAGCAGTTAATTCCAGCCCAACTGCAGGACTGGCATGCCTTGGCCTGCAACGAAAAGGGAGAGAGCTGGTTTTTAAGCCTGGGTCCTCAGGCTTCCAGGCTTTGGCTGACGATGGACGGGGAACCCCAGGCCGATTGGCCCTTGCCCGGCTGGACCCCTGGCAGCTCCTTCGACCTCAAATGGCAGGGCGCCTTGCGGAGTCGCCAGCAGTTTTGGCGAGCACGGCAGGTGCAGGATGGCCGCGCCAATTTCTGTTGCTATGGGCCAGGCAGCGATGACGCTTTGCTCCAGGTTGAGCTTCAGGCGGAGCTCCGGACCTTTTGGGATTCTTTCCCAGTGGTGTGGCTCGGATCGGATTTTCTTGCAGCCAACACGGTGGGGGCGGATTTAGTGCAGGAGCAATGTCTAAATCCCGGTCAAGCTTCCAAGTCTCTAGTGCCCGTTGAGGAGCTTGGCGGGCAGGATCTTTTCAGGCAAGGTATCTGGGCTGGAGCAGGTTTGCTCGCTGCCATGGTCCTGGCTTGGGGAGGGCTGGCTTTCCTCAATGGCCGCAATCAATCTGAGCTTGCCGCCCTGGTGCCGGCGCAGGCCCAGGCGGAGCTGCTGGCGGGTCGCCTGCAGCGGCTGCAGTTGCAGGTAGGGAGGTTGGATCGCGGGAATGGCTCATTGGCTGTTGGTCTGGTGGCGGTGCAATCGGGGTCGGCTTTGCTTGCGGAGTTCAGGCGGCTTACGCCAGCTGGCGTTCAACTGACTTCCTTGAAGCGGGAACCAGGTTTGCTCCGAATCCAGGGTTTGGCCAGTGACCCCCAGGCTTTTGTTCGCATCAATGCCCTTGAGCTGGAGCTTCAGGGTTCTGGTTTATTTGAGGGAAATGACGTCAAATTGGTGAAGGCGAGCCGGCAAGATGGCGCCCCTAATGGGCCTGGCCCAGCCGCTGAGCCCGTGCAATTTGAGATCAGCGCGCCGCTTGCCAAGAAGGCAGTGCCCCTCTCGATTGGGCAATTACGTGCCCTTGGATCGCTGGGGATGGCTGAACGGCAGGAGCTTTTGCGTCGGGAGGGCTTGTTGCCTTGA
- a CDS encoding quinone-dependent dihydroorotate dehydrogenase — translation MAANSGSLYGQFVGPLLAADGGADAEQLSQLTLTALAQASLRRRWPVVSGALNGLAAELQRTDPRLGQSLFGCRFANPVGLAAGFDKNAVAAGIWHCFGFGFAELGTVTWHGQPGNPKPRLFRLAAEQAALNRMGFNNGGAQEVRRILERQKLRPTGQRPAVLGINLGKSKITPLELAPDDYASSLELLAPLADYAVINVSSPNTPGLRELQEEVLLRRLVERLRRLPACPPLLVKIAPDLEDDAIDSIARMAYEEGLAGVIAVNTSLNRLGLEQRRLVQTGRTLAEEAGGLSGVPLRARALEVLRRLRATAGPALPLIGVGGINSAQAAWERISAGAALVQLYTGWIYQGPTLVPQILEGFSQQLDRHGLAHIGEAVGSGLPWRD, via the coding sequence ATGGCTGCTAATTCCGGGTCGCTTTACGGCCAGTTTGTGGGCCCCCTGTTGGCGGCAGATGGGGGTGCCGACGCCGAACAGCTCAGCCAGCTGACCCTGACGGCCCTGGCCCAGGCCTCGCTGCGGCGCCGGTGGCCAGTCGTGAGTGGTGCCCTGAATGGCTTGGCGGCGGAGCTGCAACGCACCGATCCGCGGCTGGGCCAGAGCCTGTTTGGTTGCCGTTTTGCAAACCCTGTGGGCTTGGCGGCCGGCTTCGATAAGAACGCCGTGGCTGCTGGCATTTGGCACTGTTTCGGCTTTGGTTTTGCCGAGTTGGGAACTGTCACCTGGCACGGCCAGCCCGGTAACCCCAAGCCCCGGCTGTTTCGCCTGGCGGCCGAGCAGGCGGCCCTCAATCGGATGGGCTTCAACAATGGGGGAGCCCAGGAGGTGCGGCGCATCTTGGAGCGCCAAAAGCTGCGGCCCACGGGCCAGCGGCCCGCCGTTTTGGGTATCAATTTGGGCAAGTCCAAAATCACACCCCTGGAGTTGGCTCCCGACGACTACGCCTCCTCCCTGGAGCTGCTGGCGCCCCTGGCCGACTACGCCGTGATCAACGTGAGCTCCCCCAATACCCCCGGGTTGAGGGAGCTGCAGGAAGAGGTGTTGTTGAGGCGACTGGTGGAGCGGTTGCGCCGCCTGCCGGCTTGCCCGCCCCTATTGGTAAAAATCGCTCCAGACTTGGAAGACGACGCCATTGATTCGATTGCCCGGATGGCCTACGAGGAGGGATTGGCCGGGGTGATTGCTGTTAACACCAGCCTCAATCGGCTCGGCCTGGAGCAGCGCCGCTTGGTCCAAACTGGTCGCACCTTGGCGGAGGAGGCGGGGGGTCTGAGCGGGGTACCCCTGCGGGCACGGGCCCTGGAGGTGCTGCGGCGGCTGCGGGCCACGGCCGGCCCCGCCCTGCCCCTAATCGGGGTGGGCGGCATTAATTCGGCCCAGGCCGCCTGGGAGCGGATCAGTGCCGGAGCAGCCCTGGTGCAGCTCTATACCGGCTGGATTTACCAGGGCCCAACCCTGGTGCCCCAAATCCTGGAGGGTTTCAGCCAGCAACTGGATCGCCATGGCCTGGCCCACATTGGCGAGGCCGTGGGCTCCGGCTTGCCCTGGCGGGATTGA
- a CDS encoding ribonuclease H encodes MAEKQVRVVAAACDGACSGNPGPGGWGALLRFEDGSVQEFGGADAATTNNRMELTAALALLEALKQLPYQPGLEIRTDSKYVIDGFSKWIQGWKRKGWRTASGGPVLNRDLWEQLDGARLDGVQLGYVKGHSGDPDNDRCDAIAVAFSKGQAQPVAVPATQAVLPADPAPAALQQLLGRLELADRLASGGYALSLVELAQLVELPLKQLEAKTAAWQWRDWLVQPDADGRWRLARAAGEWAGEG; translated from the coding sequence GTGGCTGAAAAGCAAGTAAGGGTTGTGGCGGCCGCCTGTGATGGGGCCTGCAGCGGGAATCCTGGCCCCGGTGGCTGGGGGGCGTTGCTGCGCTTTGAGGATGGTTCGGTGCAGGAATTCGGTGGGGCCGATGCCGCCACCACCAACAACCGCATGGAGCTGACGGCTGCCCTGGCCCTGCTCGAGGCCCTCAAGCAGCTGCCTTACCAACCGGGCTTGGAGATCCGCACCGATAGCAAATATGTGATCGATGGTTTCAGCAAATGGATCCAGGGCTGGAAACGCAAGGGTTGGCGCACGGCCTCGGGTGGCCCCGTGCTCAACCGCGACCTCTGGGAGCAACTGGATGGGGCACGCCTGGATGGGGTGCAGCTCGGTTATGTGAAGGGCCATAGCGGCGATCCCGACAACGACCGCTGCGATGCCATTGCGGTGGCCTTTTCCAAGGGTCAGGCCCAGCCTGTTGCCGTGCCCGCAACCCAGGCAGTGTTGCCCGCAGATCCAGCTCCTGCGGCCCTGCAGCAATTGCTGGGTCGTTTGGAATTGGCAGATCGACTGGCGAGTGGTGGCTATGCCCTCAGCCTGGTGGAGCTGGCCCAGCTGGTGGAGTTGCCCCTCAAGCAGCTCGAGGCCAAAACTGCCGCCTGGCAGTGGCGTGATTGGTTGGTGCAGCCAGATGCCGATGGTCGCTGGCGTTTGGCCCGTGCCGCGGGAGAATGGGCCGGTGAGGGGTAG
- the rplL gene encoding 50S ribosomal protein L7/L12 codes for MSATTDKILESLKTLSLLEASELVKQIEEAFGVSAAASAGVMMAAAPAAAAEAAEEQTEFDVILDGFEDSAKIKVLKAVREVTGLGLGEAKALVEAAPKAIKEGIAKAEAETIKKAVEEVGGKVSIK; via the coding sequence ATGTCTGCTACTACCGACAAAATTCTCGAGTCGCTGAAGACTCTCTCGCTGCTGGAAGCTTCCGAGCTTGTCAAGCAGATTGAAGAGGCCTTCGGTGTGTCCGCTGCAGCTTCTGCTGGCGTAATGATGGCCGCGGCTCCCGCCGCTGCCGCTGAAGCCGCTGAAGAGCAGACCGAATTCGACGTCATCCTTGATGGCTTCGAAGATTCGGCCAAGATCAAGGTGCTGAAGGCCGTCCGCGAGGTCACTGGCCTCGGTTTGGGCGAAGCCAAGGCCCTTGTGGAAGCTGCTCCCAAGGCCATCAAGGAAGGCATCGCCAAAGCCGAAGCCGAAACCATCAAGAAGGCCGTGGAAGAAGTGGGCGGCAAGGTTTCCATCAAGTGA
- the rplJ gene encoding 50S ribosomal protein L10 has protein sequence MGRTLENKQQIVEELKGLLGEAEMALVLDYKGLTIKEMSDLRTRLQASSGVCKVTKNTLMRRAIDGNSAWSNLNSLLTGTNAFVLVKGDVGGAVKALQSFQKDTKKSEVKGGLFEGQLLSQSEIQAIGDLPSKEVLMAQIAGAINAVTTKLAVGINEVPSGLARALKQHAEGDAS, from the coding sequence ATGGGCCGCACGCTGGAGAACAAGCAACAGATCGTCGAAGAGCTCAAAGGGCTCCTCGGCGAGGCCGAAATGGCGCTGGTTCTTGATTACAAGGGCCTCACCATCAAGGAAATGTCTGATCTGCGGACCCGTCTGCAGGCCAGCAGCGGCGTGTGCAAGGTGACCAAAAACACCTTGATGCGCCGTGCCATTGATGGCAACAGCGCTTGGTCAAACCTCAATTCCCTGCTAACTGGCACCAACGCCTTCGTCCTGGTTAAGGGCGATGTCGGCGGCGCGGTTAAGGCCCTTCAGTCCTTCCAGAAGGACACGAAGAAATCGGAGGTTAAGGGCGGTCTTTTCGAAGGCCAGCTCCTTTCCCAATCCGAAATCCAGGCCATCGGGGATCTGCCCTCCAAGGAGGTGCTTATGGCGCAGATCGCAGGTGCGATCAACGCTGTGACCACCAAGCTGGCCGTGGGCATCAACGAGGTTCCGTCCGGTCTTGCCCGGGCTCTCAAGCAGCACGCCGAAGGCGACGCCAGCTGA
- the rplA gene encoding 50S ribosomal protein L1: protein MPKISKRFTALIATVEDRSYGPQEAIELVKTNANAKFDETIEAHVRLGIDPKYTDQQLRTTVALPHGTGQSIRIAVIARGEAVAAAKAAGADLAGDDELVDQIAKGEMGFDLLIATPDMMPKVAKLGRVLGPRGLMPNPKAGTVTTDLAGAINEFKAGKLEFRADRAGIVHVRFGKASFDAAKLLDNLKALQETIDRNKPSGAKGRYWRSLYVTSTMGPSVQVDFSALQDIKQEA from the coding sequence ATGCCCAAAATTTCCAAGCGCTTCACTGCCCTGATCGCCACGGTCGAGGACCGCTCCTATGGCCCCCAGGAGGCCATTGAGTTGGTTAAGACCAATGCCAACGCCAAGTTCGACGAAACCATCGAAGCCCACGTGCGCCTGGGCATTGATCCCAAGTACACCGACCAACAGCTGCGTACCACCGTTGCCCTGCCCCATGGCACCGGCCAATCGATTCGCATCGCCGTAATCGCCCGGGGTGAAGCGGTAGCTGCCGCCAAGGCCGCCGGTGCTGACCTGGCGGGCGACGATGAGCTCGTTGATCAGATCGCCAAGGGCGAGATGGGTTTCGACCTGCTGATCGCCACCCCAGACATGATGCCCAAGGTGGCAAAGCTGGGCCGGGTGCTGGGCCCCCGGGGCCTGATGCCTAACCCCAAGGCGGGCACGGTTACCACCGACCTGGCCGGCGCAATCAATGAGTTCAAGGCCGGCAAGCTGGAATTCCGGGCCGACCGGGCCGGCATCGTGCACGTGCGCTTTGGCAAGGCCAGCTTCGATGCGGCCAAGCTGCTCGACAACCTCAAGGCCCTGCAGGAAACCATCGACCGCAACAAGCCCAGTGGGGCCAAGGGTCGCTACTGGAGAAGTCTCTACGTGACTTCCACCATGGGCCCCTCCGTGCAGGTGGATTTCTCCGCCCTGCAGGACATCAAGCAGGAGGCCTGA
- the rplK gene encoding 50S ribosomal protein L11, with translation MAKKVVAVIKLALDAGKANPAPPVGPALGQHGVNIMAFCKEYNARTQDKPGYVIPVEISVFEDRSFTFITKTPPASVLISKAAGIEKGAATSAKGAVGAISRAQLEEIAKTKLPDLNCTSVDSAMRIIEGTARNMGVAVQD, from the coding sequence ATGGCCAAGAAAGTCGTTGCCGTAATCAAGCTGGCCCTCGATGCCGGCAAAGCCAACCCCGCACCTCCGGTGGGCCCTGCCCTCGGCCAGCACGGGGTCAACATCATGGCTTTCTGCAAGGAGTACAACGCTCGTACGCAGGACAAGCCCGGCTACGTGATTCCGGTGGAGATTTCGGTCTTTGAAGACCGCAGTTTCACCTTCATCACCAAAACCCCTCCCGCTTCCGTGCTTATTTCCAAAGCAGCTGGAATCGAGAAGGGTGCCGCCACCTCCGCCAAGGGAGCCGTGGGTGCCATAAGCCGCGCCCAGCTCGAGGAGATCGCCAAGACCAAGCTGCCCGACCTCAACTGCACCAGCGTTGATTCGGCCATGCGCATCATCGAAGGCACCGCCCGCAACATGGGCGTCGCCGTTCAAGACTGA
- the nusG gene encoding transcription termination/antitermination protein NusG: protein MAPLELVSGEIAEKRQVARWYAVQVASSCEKKVKATLEQRAVTLGVDNRILEIEIPQTPGVKLKKDGSRQSTEEKVFPGYVLVRMILDEDTMMAVRSTPNVINFVGDEERRATARARGHIKPRPLSRQEVDRIFKRAAEKKAVVKVDLTEGDQILVTAGPFKDFQGEVIEVSGERNKLKALLSIFGRETPVELEFSQITKQS, encoded by the coding sequence TTGGCCCCTCTTGAGCTGGTAAGTGGTGAAATCGCTGAAAAGCGCCAGGTGGCCCGCTGGTATGCCGTGCAGGTTGCCTCGAGCTGCGAGAAAAAGGTGAAGGCCACCCTGGAGCAGAGGGCCGTGACCCTCGGGGTCGACAACCGCATCCTGGAGATTGAAATCCCCCAAACCCCCGGGGTGAAGCTCAAAAAGGACGGCTCCCGCCAGTCGACCGAGGAGAAGGTGTTCCCCGGCTACGTATTGGTGCGAATGATCCTTGATGAGGACACGATGATGGCGGTGCGCAGCACCCCCAACGTCATCAACTTTGTCGGTGACGAAGAACGGCGGGCCACCGCCCGGGCCCGCGGCCACATCAAGCCCCGGCCCCTCAGCCGCCAGGAGGTGGACCGCATCTTCAAGCGGGCCGCCGAGAAGAAGGCGGTGGTTAAGGTTGATCTCACCGAGGGTGATCAAATCCTCGTTACGGCTGGACCCTTCAAGGATTTCCAGGGCGAAGTTATCGAGGTTTCAGGCGAGCGCAACAAGCTCAAGGCCCTGCTCTCCATCTTTGGCCGGGAAACCCCGGTTGAACTGGAGTTCTCCCAGATCACTAAACAGAGCTAG
- the secE gene encoding preprotein translocase subunit SecE gives MDTELPSGPAPDAPSPEQPAAPPVSRPEGFVAATLAELRKVVWPSRQQLFSESVAVILMVSLSAAAIAAVDRFYRWGSTQVFR, from the coding sequence GTGGATACTGAACTTCCCTCCGGGCCTGCCCCGGACGCCCCATCACCAGAGCAGCCAGCTGCACCCCCGGTCAGCCGCCCTGAGGGTTTTGTGGCCGCCACCTTGGCGGAATTGCGCAAGGTGGTTTGGCCCAGCCGCCAACAACTCTTCAGTGAGTCCGTGGCGGTCATCCTGATGGTGAGTCTTTCGGCAGCTGCGATTGCGGCGGTTGATCGTTTTTACCGCTGGGGCTCCACCCAGGTTTTCCGTTGA